From Lagenorhynchus albirostris chromosome 10, mLagAlb1.1, whole genome shotgun sequence, the proteins below share one genomic window:
- the LOC132527043 gene encoding cytochrome b-c1 complex subunit 1, mitochondrial isoform X1: protein MRTVTQGREDKNQRPAENEYPRRRPPGSSRAPSLRYCACASRAAASTLRMRGAAQRPLEPEDGGFRGLPGGQRRDASAGAQPPLVLVAPFQQPALLRSPVLRGIATYAQALQSVPETQVSQLDNGLRVASEQSSQPTCTVGVWIDAGSRYETEKNNGAGYFVEHLAFKGTKNRPGIALEKEVESMGAHLNAYSTREHTAYYIKALSKDLPKAVELLADIVQNCSLEDSQVEKERDVILQELQENDASMRDVVFDYLHATAFQGTPLAQAVEGSNENVRKLSRADLTEYLSRHYKASRMVLAAAGGVEHRQLLDLAQKHFCSLSGTYTEDAVPTLTPCRFTGSEIRHRDDALPLAHVAIAVEGPGWANPDNVALQVANAIIGHYDCTYGGGAHLSSPLAAVAATKKLCQSFQTFNICYAETGLLGAHFVCDHMSIDDMMFFLQGQWMRLCTSATESEVVRGKNILRNALVSHLIGTTPVCEDIGRSLLTYGRRIPLAEWESRIAEVDASILREVCSKYFYDQCPAVAGLGPIEQLPDYNRIRSGMFWLRF, encoded by the exons ATGCGCACTGTTACCCAGGGACGCGAAGACAAGAACCAACGACCAGCAGAGAATGAATATCCGCGGCGGCGTCCGCCAGGGAGCAGCCGAGCGCCAAGTCTGCGGTACTGCGCCTGCGCCTCGCGCGCCGCTGCGTCCACTCTACGCATGCGTGGCGCGGCCCAGCGTCCACTGGAGCCAGAAGATGGCGGCTTCCGCGGTTTGCCGGGCGGCCAGCGCCGGGACGCGAGTGCTGGTGCGCAGCCGCCGCTCG TCCTGGTCGCCCCTTTCCAGCAGCCGGCCCTGCTGAGGTCGCCTGTCTTGCGGGGCATCGCCACCTACGCCCAGGCCCTGCAGAGCGTGCCGGAGACGCAGGTCAGCCAGCTGGACAACGGGCTGCGAGTGGCCTCGGAGCAGTCCTCCCAGCCTACCTGCACG GTGGGGGTGTGGATTGATGCTGGCAGCCGTTATGAGACTGAGAAGAACAACGGGGCAGGCTACTTTGTGGAGCATCTGGCTTTCAAG GGAACAAAGAATCGACCTGGCATTGCCTTGGAGAAGGAGGTAGAGAGCATGGGGGCCCATCTTAATGCCTACAGCACCCGGGAGCATACGGCTTACTACATCAAGGCACTGTCTAAGGACCTGCCAAAAG CTGTGGAGCTCCTGGCCGACATTGTGCAGAACTGCAGCCTAGAAGACTCCCAGGTTGAGAAGGAGCGTGATGTGATCCTGCAGGAGCTGCAGGAGAATGATGCATCTATGCGGGACGTGGTCTTTGACTACCTGCATGCCACGGCATTCCAGGGCACACCTCTAGCCCAGGCCGTGGAGGGGTCCAATGAGAACGTCAG GAAGCTGTCTCGGGCAGACCTGACTGAGTACCTCAGCCGGCATTACAAGGCCTCTCGAATGGTTTTAGCAGCAGCTGGAG GGGTGGAGCACCGGCAGCTGCTAGACCTCGCCCAGAAGCATTTCTGCAGCCTCTCTGGGACATACACTGAAGACGCTGTGCCCACTCTCACTCCCTGTCGCTTCACTGGCAGCGAG ATCCGCCACCGTGATGATGCCCTGCCTTTGGCCCATGTGGCCATTGCAGTGGAGGGGCCTGGCTGGGCCAACCCGGACAATGTGGCCCTCCAGGTGGCCAATGCCATCATTGGCCACTATGACTGCACTTACGGTGGTGGCGCG CACTTGTCCAGCCCACTGGCTGCAGTTGCTGCAACCAAGAAGCTGTGCCAGAGTTTCCAGACCTTCAACATCTGCTATGCAGAGACGGGGTTGCTGGGCGCACACTTCGTCTGCGACCACATGAGCATCGACGACATGATGTTCTTTCTACAGGGCCAGTG GATGCGCCTTTGCACCAGTGCCACAGAGAGCGAGGTGGTCCGGGGCAAAAACATTCTCAGAAATGCTCTGGTGTCTCATCTGATCG GCACCACTCCTGTTTGTGAGGACATTGGACGTAGTCTTCTGACGTATGGCCGCCGCATCCCCCTGGCTGAGTGGGAAAGCCGGATTGCG GAGGTGGATGCCAGTATTTTGCGTGAGGTCTGCTCCAAGTACTTCTATGACCAGTGTCCAGCAGTGGCTGGATTGG GGCCCATTGAACAGCTTCCAGATTATAACCGGATCCGTAGCGGCATGTTCTGGCTGCGCTTCTAG
- the LOC132527043 gene encoding cytochrome b-c1 complex subunit 1, mitochondrial isoform X2, with protein sequence MRTVTQGREDKNQRPAENEYPRRRPPGSSRAPSLRYCACASRAAASTLRMRGAAQRPLEPEDGGFRGLPGGQRRDASAVLVAPFQQPALLRSPVLRGIATYAQALQSVPETQVSQLDNGLRVASEQSSQPTCTVGVWIDAGSRYETEKNNGAGYFVEHLAFKGTKNRPGIALEKEVESMGAHLNAYSTREHTAYYIKALSKDLPKAVELLADIVQNCSLEDSQVEKERDVILQELQENDASMRDVVFDYLHATAFQGTPLAQAVEGSNENVRKLSRADLTEYLSRHYKASRMVLAAAGGVEHRQLLDLAQKHFCSLSGTYTEDAVPTLTPCRFTGSEIRHRDDALPLAHVAIAVEGPGWANPDNVALQVANAIIGHYDCTYGGGAHLSSPLAAVAATKKLCQSFQTFNICYAETGLLGAHFVCDHMSIDDMMFFLQGQWMRLCTSATESEVVRGKNILRNALVSHLIGTTPVCEDIGRSLLTYGRRIPLAEWESRIAEVDASILREVCSKYFYDQCPAVAGLGPIEQLPDYNRIRSGMFWLRF encoded by the exons ATGCGCACTGTTACCCAGGGACGCGAAGACAAGAACCAACGACCAGCAGAGAATGAATATCCGCGGCGGCGTCCGCCAGGGAGCAGCCGAGCGCCAAGTCTGCGGTACTGCGCCTGCGCCTCGCGCGCCGCTGCGTCCACTCTACGCATGCGTGGCGCGGCCCAGCGTCCACTGGAGCCAGAAGATGGCGGCTTCCGCGGTTTGCCGGGCGGCCAGCGCCGGGACGCGAGTGCTG TCCTGGTCGCCCCTTTCCAGCAGCCGGCCCTGCTGAGGTCGCCTGTCTTGCGGGGCATCGCCACCTACGCCCAGGCCCTGCAGAGCGTGCCGGAGACGCAGGTCAGCCAGCTGGACAACGGGCTGCGAGTGGCCTCGGAGCAGTCCTCCCAGCCTACCTGCACG GTGGGGGTGTGGATTGATGCTGGCAGCCGTTATGAGACTGAGAAGAACAACGGGGCAGGCTACTTTGTGGAGCATCTGGCTTTCAAG GGAACAAAGAATCGACCTGGCATTGCCTTGGAGAAGGAGGTAGAGAGCATGGGGGCCCATCTTAATGCCTACAGCACCCGGGAGCATACGGCTTACTACATCAAGGCACTGTCTAAGGACCTGCCAAAAG CTGTGGAGCTCCTGGCCGACATTGTGCAGAACTGCAGCCTAGAAGACTCCCAGGTTGAGAAGGAGCGTGATGTGATCCTGCAGGAGCTGCAGGAGAATGATGCATCTATGCGGGACGTGGTCTTTGACTACCTGCATGCCACGGCATTCCAGGGCACACCTCTAGCCCAGGCCGTGGAGGGGTCCAATGAGAACGTCAG GAAGCTGTCTCGGGCAGACCTGACTGAGTACCTCAGCCGGCATTACAAGGCCTCTCGAATGGTTTTAGCAGCAGCTGGAG GGGTGGAGCACCGGCAGCTGCTAGACCTCGCCCAGAAGCATTTCTGCAGCCTCTCTGGGACATACACTGAAGACGCTGTGCCCACTCTCACTCCCTGTCGCTTCACTGGCAGCGAG ATCCGCCACCGTGATGATGCCCTGCCTTTGGCCCATGTGGCCATTGCAGTGGAGGGGCCTGGCTGGGCCAACCCGGACAATGTGGCCCTCCAGGTGGCCAATGCCATCATTGGCCACTATGACTGCACTTACGGTGGTGGCGCG CACTTGTCCAGCCCACTGGCTGCAGTTGCTGCAACCAAGAAGCTGTGCCAGAGTTTCCAGACCTTCAACATCTGCTATGCAGAGACGGGGTTGCTGGGCGCACACTTCGTCTGCGACCACATGAGCATCGACGACATGATGTTCTTTCTACAGGGCCAGTG GATGCGCCTTTGCACCAGTGCCACAGAGAGCGAGGTGGTCCGGGGCAAAAACATTCTCAGAAATGCTCTGGTGTCTCATCTGATCG GCACCACTCCTGTTTGTGAGGACATTGGACGTAGTCTTCTGACGTATGGCCGCCGCATCCCCCTGGCTGAGTGGGAAAGCCGGATTGCG GAGGTGGATGCCAGTATTTTGCGTGAGGTCTGCTCCAAGTACTTCTATGACCAGTGTCCAGCAGTGGCTGGATTGG GGCCCATTGAACAGCTTCCAGATTATAACCGGATCCGTAGCGGCATGTTCTGGCTGCGCTTCTAG
- the LOC132527043 gene encoding cytochrome b-c1 complex subunit 1, mitochondrial isoform X3 codes for MAASAVCRAASAGTRVLVRSRRSQPALLRSPVLRGIATYAQALQSVPETQVSQLDNGLRVASEQSSQPTCTVGVWIDAGSRYETEKNNGAGYFVEHLAFKGTKNRPGIALEKEVESMGAHLNAYSTREHTAYYIKALSKDLPKAVELLADIVQNCSLEDSQVEKERDVILQELQENDASMRDVVFDYLHATAFQGTPLAQAVEGSNENVRKLSRADLTEYLSRHYKASRMVLAAAGGVEHRQLLDLAQKHFCSLSGTYTEDAVPTLTPCRFTGSEIRHRDDALPLAHVAIAVEGPGWANPDNVALQVANAIIGHYDCTYGGGAHLSSPLAAVAATKKLCQSFQTFNICYAETGLLGAHFVCDHMSIDDMMFFLQGQWMRLCTSATESEVVRGKNILRNALVSHLIGTTPVCEDIGRSLLTYGRRIPLAEWESRIAEVDASILREVCSKYFYDQCPAVAGLGPIEQLPDYNRIRSGMFWLRF; via the exons ATGGCGGCTTCCGCGGTTTGCCGGGCGGCCAGCGCCGGGACGCGAGTGCTGGTGCGCAGCCGCCGCTCG CAGCCGGCCCTGCTGAGGTCGCCTGTCTTGCGGGGCATCGCCACCTACGCCCAGGCCCTGCAGAGCGTGCCGGAGACGCAGGTCAGCCAGCTGGACAACGGGCTGCGAGTGGCCTCGGAGCAGTCCTCCCAGCCTACCTGCACG GTGGGGGTGTGGATTGATGCTGGCAGCCGTTATGAGACTGAGAAGAACAACGGGGCAGGCTACTTTGTGGAGCATCTGGCTTTCAAG GGAACAAAGAATCGACCTGGCATTGCCTTGGAGAAGGAGGTAGAGAGCATGGGGGCCCATCTTAATGCCTACAGCACCCGGGAGCATACGGCTTACTACATCAAGGCACTGTCTAAGGACCTGCCAAAAG CTGTGGAGCTCCTGGCCGACATTGTGCAGAACTGCAGCCTAGAAGACTCCCAGGTTGAGAAGGAGCGTGATGTGATCCTGCAGGAGCTGCAGGAGAATGATGCATCTATGCGGGACGTGGTCTTTGACTACCTGCATGCCACGGCATTCCAGGGCACACCTCTAGCCCAGGCCGTGGAGGGGTCCAATGAGAACGTCAG GAAGCTGTCTCGGGCAGACCTGACTGAGTACCTCAGCCGGCATTACAAGGCCTCTCGAATGGTTTTAGCAGCAGCTGGAG GGGTGGAGCACCGGCAGCTGCTAGACCTCGCCCAGAAGCATTTCTGCAGCCTCTCTGGGACATACACTGAAGACGCTGTGCCCACTCTCACTCCCTGTCGCTTCACTGGCAGCGAG ATCCGCCACCGTGATGATGCCCTGCCTTTGGCCCATGTGGCCATTGCAGTGGAGGGGCCTGGCTGGGCCAACCCGGACAATGTGGCCCTCCAGGTGGCCAATGCCATCATTGGCCACTATGACTGCACTTACGGTGGTGGCGCG CACTTGTCCAGCCCACTGGCTGCAGTTGCTGCAACCAAGAAGCTGTGCCAGAGTTTCCAGACCTTCAACATCTGCTATGCAGAGACGGGGTTGCTGGGCGCACACTTCGTCTGCGACCACATGAGCATCGACGACATGATGTTCTTTCTACAGGGCCAGTG GATGCGCCTTTGCACCAGTGCCACAGAGAGCGAGGTGGTCCGGGGCAAAAACATTCTCAGAAATGCTCTGGTGTCTCATCTGATCG GCACCACTCCTGTTTGTGAGGACATTGGACGTAGTCTTCTGACGTATGGCCGCCGCATCCCCCTGGCTGAGTGGGAAAGCCGGATTGCG GAGGTGGATGCCAGTATTTTGCGTGAGGTCTGCTCCAAGTACTTCTATGACCAGTGTCCAGCAGTGGCTGGATTGG GGCCCATTGAACAGCTTCCAGATTATAACCGGATCCGTAGCGGCATGTTCTGGCTGCGCTTCTAG
- the LOC132527043 gene encoding cytochrome b-c1 complex subunit 1, mitochondrial isoform X4, which yields MAASAVCRAASAGTRVLVRSRRSPALLRSPVLRGIATYAQALQSVPETQVSQLDNGLRVASEQSSQPTCTVGVWIDAGSRYETEKNNGAGYFVEHLAFKGTKNRPGIALEKEVESMGAHLNAYSTREHTAYYIKALSKDLPKAVELLADIVQNCSLEDSQVEKERDVILQELQENDASMRDVVFDYLHATAFQGTPLAQAVEGSNENVRKLSRADLTEYLSRHYKASRMVLAAAGGVEHRQLLDLAQKHFCSLSGTYTEDAVPTLTPCRFTGSEIRHRDDALPLAHVAIAVEGPGWANPDNVALQVANAIIGHYDCTYGGGAHLSSPLAAVAATKKLCQSFQTFNICYAETGLLGAHFVCDHMSIDDMMFFLQGQWMRLCTSATESEVVRGKNILRNALVSHLIGTTPVCEDIGRSLLTYGRRIPLAEWESRIAEVDASILREVCSKYFYDQCPAVAGLGPIEQLPDYNRIRSGMFWLRF from the exons ATGGCGGCTTCCGCGGTTTGCCGGGCGGCCAGCGCCGGGACGCGAGTGCTGGTGCGCAGCCGCCGCTCG CCGGCCCTGCTGAGGTCGCCTGTCTTGCGGGGCATCGCCACCTACGCCCAGGCCCTGCAGAGCGTGCCGGAGACGCAGGTCAGCCAGCTGGACAACGGGCTGCGAGTGGCCTCGGAGCAGTCCTCCCAGCCTACCTGCACG GTGGGGGTGTGGATTGATGCTGGCAGCCGTTATGAGACTGAGAAGAACAACGGGGCAGGCTACTTTGTGGAGCATCTGGCTTTCAAG GGAACAAAGAATCGACCTGGCATTGCCTTGGAGAAGGAGGTAGAGAGCATGGGGGCCCATCTTAATGCCTACAGCACCCGGGAGCATACGGCTTACTACATCAAGGCACTGTCTAAGGACCTGCCAAAAG CTGTGGAGCTCCTGGCCGACATTGTGCAGAACTGCAGCCTAGAAGACTCCCAGGTTGAGAAGGAGCGTGATGTGATCCTGCAGGAGCTGCAGGAGAATGATGCATCTATGCGGGACGTGGTCTTTGACTACCTGCATGCCACGGCATTCCAGGGCACACCTCTAGCCCAGGCCGTGGAGGGGTCCAATGAGAACGTCAG GAAGCTGTCTCGGGCAGACCTGACTGAGTACCTCAGCCGGCATTACAAGGCCTCTCGAATGGTTTTAGCAGCAGCTGGAG GGGTGGAGCACCGGCAGCTGCTAGACCTCGCCCAGAAGCATTTCTGCAGCCTCTCTGGGACATACACTGAAGACGCTGTGCCCACTCTCACTCCCTGTCGCTTCACTGGCAGCGAG ATCCGCCACCGTGATGATGCCCTGCCTTTGGCCCATGTGGCCATTGCAGTGGAGGGGCCTGGCTGGGCCAACCCGGACAATGTGGCCCTCCAGGTGGCCAATGCCATCATTGGCCACTATGACTGCACTTACGGTGGTGGCGCG CACTTGTCCAGCCCACTGGCTGCAGTTGCTGCAACCAAGAAGCTGTGCCAGAGTTTCCAGACCTTCAACATCTGCTATGCAGAGACGGGGTTGCTGGGCGCACACTTCGTCTGCGACCACATGAGCATCGACGACATGATGTTCTTTCTACAGGGCCAGTG GATGCGCCTTTGCACCAGTGCCACAGAGAGCGAGGTGGTCCGGGGCAAAAACATTCTCAGAAATGCTCTGGTGTCTCATCTGATCG GCACCACTCCTGTTTGTGAGGACATTGGACGTAGTCTTCTGACGTATGGCCGCCGCATCCCCCTGGCTGAGTGGGAAAGCCGGATTGCG GAGGTGGATGCCAGTATTTTGCGTGAGGTCTGCTCCAAGTACTTCTATGACCAGTGTCCAGCAGTGGCTGGATTGG GGCCCATTGAACAGCTTCCAGATTATAACCGGATCCGTAGCGGCATGTTCTGGCTGCGCTTCTAG
- the LOC132527043 gene encoding cytochrome b-c1 complex subunit 1, mitochondrial isoform X5 gives MAASAVCRAASAGTRVLQPALLRSPVLRGIATYAQALQSVPETQVSQLDNGLRVASEQSSQPTCTVGVWIDAGSRYETEKNNGAGYFVEHLAFKGTKNRPGIALEKEVESMGAHLNAYSTREHTAYYIKALSKDLPKAVELLADIVQNCSLEDSQVEKERDVILQELQENDASMRDVVFDYLHATAFQGTPLAQAVEGSNENVRKLSRADLTEYLSRHYKASRMVLAAAGGVEHRQLLDLAQKHFCSLSGTYTEDAVPTLTPCRFTGSEIRHRDDALPLAHVAIAVEGPGWANPDNVALQVANAIIGHYDCTYGGGAHLSSPLAAVAATKKLCQSFQTFNICYAETGLLGAHFVCDHMSIDDMMFFLQGQWMRLCTSATESEVVRGKNILRNALVSHLIGTTPVCEDIGRSLLTYGRRIPLAEWESRIAEVDASILREVCSKYFYDQCPAVAGLGPIEQLPDYNRIRSGMFWLRF, from the exons ATGGCGGCTTCCGCGGTTTGCCGGGCGGCCAGCGCCGGGACGCGAGTGCTG CAGCCGGCCCTGCTGAGGTCGCCTGTCTTGCGGGGCATCGCCACCTACGCCCAGGCCCTGCAGAGCGTGCCGGAGACGCAGGTCAGCCAGCTGGACAACGGGCTGCGAGTGGCCTCGGAGCAGTCCTCCCAGCCTACCTGCACG GTGGGGGTGTGGATTGATGCTGGCAGCCGTTATGAGACTGAGAAGAACAACGGGGCAGGCTACTTTGTGGAGCATCTGGCTTTCAAG GGAACAAAGAATCGACCTGGCATTGCCTTGGAGAAGGAGGTAGAGAGCATGGGGGCCCATCTTAATGCCTACAGCACCCGGGAGCATACGGCTTACTACATCAAGGCACTGTCTAAGGACCTGCCAAAAG CTGTGGAGCTCCTGGCCGACATTGTGCAGAACTGCAGCCTAGAAGACTCCCAGGTTGAGAAGGAGCGTGATGTGATCCTGCAGGAGCTGCAGGAGAATGATGCATCTATGCGGGACGTGGTCTTTGACTACCTGCATGCCACGGCATTCCAGGGCACACCTCTAGCCCAGGCCGTGGAGGGGTCCAATGAGAACGTCAG GAAGCTGTCTCGGGCAGACCTGACTGAGTACCTCAGCCGGCATTACAAGGCCTCTCGAATGGTTTTAGCAGCAGCTGGAG GGGTGGAGCACCGGCAGCTGCTAGACCTCGCCCAGAAGCATTTCTGCAGCCTCTCTGGGACATACACTGAAGACGCTGTGCCCACTCTCACTCCCTGTCGCTTCACTGGCAGCGAG ATCCGCCACCGTGATGATGCCCTGCCTTTGGCCCATGTGGCCATTGCAGTGGAGGGGCCTGGCTGGGCCAACCCGGACAATGTGGCCCTCCAGGTGGCCAATGCCATCATTGGCCACTATGACTGCACTTACGGTGGTGGCGCG CACTTGTCCAGCCCACTGGCTGCAGTTGCTGCAACCAAGAAGCTGTGCCAGAGTTTCCAGACCTTCAACATCTGCTATGCAGAGACGGGGTTGCTGGGCGCACACTTCGTCTGCGACCACATGAGCATCGACGACATGATGTTCTTTCTACAGGGCCAGTG GATGCGCCTTTGCACCAGTGCCACAGAGAGCGAGGTGGTCCGGGGCAAAAACATTCTCAGAAATGCTCTGGTGTCTCATCTGATCG GCACCACTCCTGTTTGTGAGGACATTGGACGTAGTCTTCTGACGTATGGCCGCCGCATCCCCCTGGCTGAGTGGGAAAGCCGGATTGCG GAGGTGGATGCCAGTATTTTGCGTGAGGTCTGCTCCAAGTACTTCTATGACCAGTGTCCAGCAGTGGCTGGATTGG GGCCCATTGAACAGCTTCCAGATTATAACCGGATCCGTAGCGGCATGTTCTGGCTGCGCTTCTAG
- the LOC132527043 gene encoding cytochrome b-c1 complex subunit 1, mitochondrial isoform X6 → MAASAVCRAASAGTRVLPALLRSPVLRGIATYAQALQSVPETQVSQLDNGLRVASEQSSQPTCTVGVWIDAGSRYETEKNNGAGYFVEHLAFKGTKNRPGIALEKEVESMGAHLNAYSTREHTAYYIKALSKDLPKAVELLADIVQNCSLEDSQVEKERDVILQELQENDASMRDVVFDYLHATAFQGTPLAQAVEGSNENVRKLSRADLTEYLSRHYKASRMVLAAAGGVEHRQLLDLAQKHFCSLSGTYTEDAVPTLTPCRFTGSEIRHRDDALPLAHVAIAVEGPGWANPDNVALQVANAIIGHYDCTYGGGAHLSSPLAAVAATKKLCQSFQTFNICYAETGLLGAHFVCDHMSIDDMMFFLQGQWMRLCTSATESEVVRGKNILRNALVSHLIGTTPVCEDIGRSLLTYGRRIPLAEWESRIAEVDASILREVCSKYFYDQCPAVAGLGPIEQLPDYNRIRSGMFWLRF, encoded by the exons ATGGCGGCTTCCGCGGTTTGCCGGGCGGCCAGCGCCGGGACGCGAGTGCTG CCGGCCCTGCTGAGGTCGCCTGTCTTGCGGGGCATCGCCACCTACGCCCAGGCCCTGCAGAGCGTGCCGGAGACGCAGGTCAGCCAGCTGGACAACGGGCTGCGAGTGGCCTCGGAGCAGTCCTCCCAGCCTACCTGCACG GTGGGGGTGTGGATTGATGCTGGCAGCCGTTATGAGACTGAGAAGAACAACGGGGCAGGCTACTTTGTGGAGCATCTGGCTTTCAAG GGAACAAAGAATCGACCTGGCATTGCCTTGGAGAAGGAGGTAGAGAGCATGGGGGCCCATCTTAATGCCTACAGCACCCGGGAGCATACGGCTTACTACATCAAGGCACTGTCTAAGGACCTGCCAAAAG CTGTGGAGCTCCTGGCCGACATTGTGCAGAACTGCAGCCTAGAAGACTCCCAGGTTGAGAAGGAGCGTGATGTGATCCTGCAGGAGCTGCAGGAGAATGATGCATCTATGCGGGACGTGGTCTTTGACTACCTGCATGCCACGGCATTCCAGGGCACACCTCTAGCCCAGGCCGTGGAGGGGTCCAATGAGAACGTCAG GAAGCTGTCTCGGGCAGACCTGACTGAGTACCTCAGCCGGCATTACAAGGCCTCTCGAATGGTTTTAGCAGCAGCTGGAG GGGTGGAGCACCGGCAGCTGCTAGACCTCGCCCAGAAGCATTTCTGCAGCCTCTCTGGGACATACACTGAAGACGCTGTGCCCACTCTCACTCCCTGTCGCTTCACTGGCAGCGAG ATCCGCCACCGTGATGATGCCCTGCCTTTGGCCCATGTGGCCATTGCAGTGGAGGGGCCTGGCTGGGCCAACCCGGACAATGTGGCCCTCCAGGTGGCCAATGCCATCATTGGCCACTATGACTGCACTTACGGTGGTGGCGCG CACTTGTCCAGCCCACTGGCTGCAGTTGCTGCAACCAAGAAGCTGTGCCAGAGTTTCCAGACCTTCAACATCTGCTATGCAGAGACGGGGTTGCTGGGCGCACACTTCGTCTGCGACCACATGAGCATCGACGACATGATGTTCTTTCTACAGGGCCAGTG GATGCGCCTTTGCACCAGTGCCACAGAGAGCGAGGTGGTCCGGGGCAAAAACATTCTCAGAAATGCTCTGGTGTCTCATCTGATCG GCACCACTCCTGTTTGTGAGGACATTGGACGTAGTCTTCTGACGTATGGCCGCCGCATCCCCCTGGCTGAGTGGGAAAGCCGGATTGCG GAGGTGGATGCCAGTATTTTGCGTGAGGTCTGCTCCAAGTACTTCTATGACCAGTGTCCAGCAGTGGCTGGATTGG GGCCCATTGAACAGCTTCCAGATTATAACCGGATCCGTAGCGGCATGTTCTGGCTGCGCTTCTAG